In the genome of Pichia kudriavzevii chromosome 4, complete sequence, one region contains:
- a CDS encoding uncharacterized protein (PKUD0D01245; Pfam Domains: AT_hook(5.6e-07)), with protein MSMESTMNAMDTMDAMGPINGRAETNTSANANANVNANANANANANLNTTTAANVNDGANTNGNNNVGANTHTATNTAVNAHTAATASTGASANMNVHSSTTFANTLQTTVESGIPIKRGRGRPRKYTLEERPSRPKLPPLYDAEGNIIKRKRGRPRKQVDDTGVQKVKRGRGRPRKDGSILGVGVVGGITHIGHGHEGEQSHNHNHNLTHNPEHTDASTVANAVNAVNAVNAVSEANKGGVGVEVDVDVGLHGEHQHQHQHQHQHHQEHTHEHQHDEHEHEHENLKKDEQSENVDDDDLNLNLNLNFMGLYPGN; from the coding sequence ATGTCTATGGAGAGCACAATGAATGCCATGGATACAATGGATGCGATGGGTCCGATCAACGGCAGAGCAGAGACCAATACCAGTGCAAATGCCAATGCAAACGTCAATGCAAATGCCAATGCAAATGCCAATGCAAATTTGAATACAACCACAGCTGCCAATGTTAATGATGGTGCAAACACCAATGGAAACAACAATGTAGGTGCAAACACACACACTGCTACAAACACAGCTGTAAACGCACACACCGCTGCAACGGCTAGTACCGGTGCAAGTGCCAACATGAATGTCCACTCTTCCACGACGTTTGCAAACACGTTGCAAACCACTGTGGAGAGTGGGATTCCCATCAAGAGAGGCAGAGGCAGACCCCGCAAGTACACGCTAGAGGAGCGGCCGTCCCGGCCCAAGCTTCCTCCTCTGTATGATGCCGAAGGGAACATTATCAAGCGTAAAAGAGGACGTCCTAGAAAGCAGGTTGATGACACCGGCGTGCAGAAAGTCAAGCGGGGGAGAGGCCGACCACGTAAGGATGGGTCTATTCTTGGAGTGGGAGTTGTTGGTGGCATTACGCATATTGGCCATGGACACGAGGGTGAACAGAGCCACAATCACAACCACAACCTCACCCATAACCCAGAACATACAGATGCTTCCACCGTGGCGAATGCCGTCAATGCCGTCAATGCAGTGAATGCCGTCAGCGAGGCCAATAAGGGAGGCGTTGGTGTGGAAGTGGATGTGGATGTTGGCTTACACGGAGAACACCAGCACCAACACCAgcaccaacaccaacaccatCAAGAACATACTCATGAGCATCAACATGATGAACACGAGCACGAGCACGAGAATCTCAAAAAGGACGAGCAGagtgaaaatgttgatgacgACGATCTCAACCTGAACCTCAACTTGAACTTTATGGGTCTCTACCCCGGTAACTAG
- a CDS encoding uncharacterized protein (PKUD0D01250; similar to Saccharomyces cerevisiae YOL119C (MCH4); ancestral locus Anc_3.53), with amino-acid sequence MDSDVSSVDSRLEKDDCEQQSLIAYHKETASFPDGGRKAWLTVLGAFFGLMTVFGIMDTMASIQLYIAKHQLANEKMSSISWVFSLYMFTNLSMGVITGPIFDVYGFKWVLVAGTLLNCGGLYATAFCKELWQFVLAFGLCTGIGGGILMTPLLGVVSHWFWKRRGLALGLANCGNVSSVYFPIMLRSLYPKLGYTKTMVIMASICVFLLMLAFVLIEDRSEELNVDKEGTKWERLMDSYKHMINLKSFKEKNYTLLVIGLFLEEFSIIIAITYIATYGSVRGVSESTTYIIVTVMNASGIPAKVILNYMSDKIGRYNTMLGILAVMTISFYAIWLPYYNLGGYFAFAVVYGIVFGSAYSITPVVISQISKTNEFGQRYATAYFFVAFGNLIAMPIGSQFINEETVTNYNHMIIFAGATCACATVFAFASRTTMVGWKLKVWV; translated from the coding sequence ATGGACAGTGACGTATCAAGTGTCGACTCACGATTGGAGAAGGACGATTGCGAACAGCAGTCTCTGATTGCATACCATAAGGAAACGGCGTCATTCCCCGACGGGGGAAGAAAGGCTTGGTTGACTGTTTTGGGTGCTTTCTTTGGATTGATGACGGTCTTTGGAATTATGGACACCATGGCCTCCATTCAGTTGTACATTGCCAAACATCAGTTGGCCAATGAGAAAATGTCGAGCATTTCCTGGGTCTTCTCCTTGTACATGTTCACCAACCTCTCAATGGGAGTCATAACTGGTCCCATCTTCGATGTCTATGGATTCAAATGGGTCCTTGTTGCCGGTACTTTGTTGAACTGTGGTGGTTTGTATGCTACGGCCTTTTGTAAGGAGTTGTGGCAATTTGTCCTTGCCTTTGGGCTCTGCACCGGTATTGGGGGCGGCATTCTTATGACTCCACTACTCGGAGTTGTCAGCCATTGGTTTTGGAAAAGGAGAGGTTTGGCACTTGGGTTGGCCAACTGCGGTAATGTCTCCTCCGTATACTTCCCCATCATGTTACGGTCGTTATATCCCAAACTGGGTTATACAAAGACCATGGTCATTATGGCGTCGATTTGTGTGTTTCTTCTCATGCTGGCGTTTGTTCTCATTGAGGACCGAAGTGAGGAGTTGAACGTCGACAAGGAGGGGACAAAATGGGAGAGGTTGATGGACTCTTATAAACACATGATCAACTTGAAAAGtttcaaggagaaaaaCTATACATTGCTTGTCATTGGCTTGTTTCTTGAAGAGTTTTCCATTATTATTGCAATCACCTATATTGCAACCTATGGTAGTGTTCGTGGAGTCAGTGAATCAACCACTTATATTATAGTCACTGTAATGAATGCCAGTGGTATACCGGCAAAAGTCATTTTGAACTATATGAGTGATAAAATCGGACGTTATAATACCATGCTTGGAATACTCGCCGTCATGACGATCTCCTTCTACGCCATTTGGCTACCTTACTACAACCTCGGAGGATATTTTGCTTTTGCCGTTGTTTACGGTATCGTATTTGGAAGTGCATATTCCATCACTCCCGTGGTTATATCCCAgatttcaaagacaaaCGAGTTTGGCCAACGGTATGCCACGGCCTATTTCTTTGTGGCCTTTGGAAACTTGATTGCCATGCCCATTGGATCGCAATTCATCAACGAGGAGACTGTTACCAACTACAACCACATGATCATCTTTGCAGGGGCCACGTGCGCTTGTGCCACGGTGTTTGCCTTTGCCAGCAGAACAACCATGGTGGGATGGAAGCTCAAGGTGTGGGTTTGA
- a CDS encoding uncharacterized protein (PKUD0D01260; similar to Saccharomyces cerevisiae YDR284C (DPP1); ancestral locus Anc_5.297), whose translation MLEEYGQAILRWKVMDVVYVCILIVADTFFFEQISPFQRQFMINDPTIQHPFTVRERVPAMTLLALMVSVPPLIIVAVTFFTVPKRFRIQVVYISILSLFLSMSTCVMVTDIFKNWIGRLRPDFLARCQPKQGLLNNVYYSAVDACTTDNWQRLLDGFRTTPSGHSSMVWSSFGFISLWTYSQLSIYSHAFTSSIALTPLLYCFYVAFSRVQDYRHHFVDVCLGSLLGATIAYWSYTRYFPYPWRHESHVPLMLLQDSPKKDFYSELEFNNGYLPPPAHDFQLPV comes from the coding sequence ATGCTGGAAGAGTACGGACAAGCCATTTTAAGATGGAAAGTCATGGATGTCGTCTATGTGTGTATTCTCATTGTGGCAGacaccttcttctttgaacaaatcAGTCCCTTCCAGAGACAGTTTATGATTAACGACCCAACGATACAGCACCCCTTCACTGTGAGAGAACGTGTCCCGGCAATGACTCTGCTTGCATTGATGGTGTCTGTCCCCCCGCTCATTATAGTGGCGGTCACCTTCTTCACCGTCCCAAAGAGATTCAGGATACAAGTTGTTTACATCTCCATCCTCTCCCTGTTTCTATCAATGTCCACCTGTGTCATGGTGACAGATATCTTTAAAAATTGGATTGGCAGATTGCGTCCGGATTTCTTGGCCCGTTGCCAACCAAAACAGGGTCTTCTCAATAACGTCTATTATTCCGCAGTGGACGCTTGCACAACAGATAACTGGCAGAGGCTCCTGGATGGGTTCAGAACAACACCTTCCGGCCACTCGTCAATGGTATGGTCCTCCTTTGGTTTCATCTCCCTGTGGACATACTCCCAACTGAGCATCTACTCTCACGCATTCACTTCATCCATTGCACTCACTCCTCTACTCTACTGCTTCTACGTGGCCTTCTCTAGAGTCCAGGATTACAGGCACCACTTTGTCGACGTTTGTCTCGGCTCCCTCCTAGGCGCAACCATTGCTTATTGGAGTTACACAAGGTACTTCCCTTACCCTTGGCGACACGAGTCACACGTGCCTCTCATGCTGCTGCAAGACTCTCCAAAGAAAGACTTTTATTCAGAGCTGGAATTCAACAATGGATACCTCCCTCCTCCAGCCCATGACTTCCAGTTACCCGTCTAG
- a CDS encoding uncharacterized protein (PKUD0D01270; similar to Saccharomyces cerevisiae YOL077C (BRX1); ancestral locus Anc_3.129), translated as MSAIYKALRPSKEEKDSKVGKSTRANRQRVLLISSRGITYRHRHLISDLQALLPHARKEPKLDTKKTLYELNEIAELYNCNNIMYFECRKHEDLYMWLSKPPNGPTVKFHVMNLHTLDELNFTGNCLKGSRPILSFDRSFDMEPHWQLTKELFIHQFGVPPQARKSKPFIDHVMTFSIVDGKVWVRNYQINEPAKVQEDVGDVDELTLVEIGPRFVLTPIVILEGSFGGPKIYENKEYVSPNVVRAQAKFVAAQHARERQNQALDRKARKSAQVLEHDPLSNEVLFNE; from the coding sequence ATGTCAGCAATATATAAGGCGCTCAGACCGTCAAAAGAGGAGAAGGACTCTAAGGTTGGCAAGTCCACACGTGCTAACAGACAGCGGGTCTTGTTGATTTCGTCCAGGGGTATCACCTACCGTCACAGACACTTGATTTCGGATCTCCAGGCACTGCTCCCACATGCACGGAAGGAGCCGAAGCTGGACACCAAGAAGACACTTTATGAGTTGAACGAGATTGCAGAGTTATACAACTGTAACAACATTATGTATTTTGAGTGTCGTAAACACGAGGATCTCTACATGTGGCTCTCCAAGCCACCGAATGGGCCAACGGTGAAGTTCCACGTGATGAACCTGCACACGCTTGACGAGCTCAACTTCACGGGTAACTGTCTCAAGGGATCGAGGCCGATCTTGTCCTTTGACAGGTCATTTGACATGGAGCCACACTGGCAATTGACCAAGGAGCTCTTTATCCACCAATTTGGAGTACCGCCACAAGCGAGAAAGAGCAAGCCATTCATTGACCACGTGATGACCTTCTCTATAGTTGACGGGAAGGTGTGGGTGAGAAACTACCAAATCAACGAGCCTGCCAAGGTCCAGGAGGACGTTGGGGACGTTGATGAGCTGACGTTGGTGGAGATTGGGCCACGGTTTGTGCTTACGCCCATTGTCATTCTAGAAGGGTCATTTGGAGGACCAAAGATCTACGAGAACAAGGAGTATGTTTCGCCTAATGTTGTCCGTGCACAGGCCAAGTTTGTAGCTGCTCAACATGCCAGAGAGAGACAAAACCAGGCACTGGACCGCAAGGCCCGCAAGAGTGCCCAGGTCTTGGAACATGATCCACTATCGAACGAAGTGTTGTTTAACGAATAA
- a CDS encoding uncharacterized protein (PKUD0D01280; similar to Saccharomyces cerevisiae YOL077W-A (ATP19); ancestral locus Anc_3.128) — translation MGANYNLLGRSIPPHYLSLATIGAVVLLAAPKPWAPAVKKEAEINASSKEEEAFVKAYLEKHL, via the coding sequence ATGGGTGCTAACTACAACTTACTAGGCCGTTCTATTCCTCCACACTACCTCTCGCTGGCCACCATTGGAGCCGTTGTTCTACTTGCAGCTCCAAAGCCATGGGCCCCAGCTGTTAAGAAGGAGGCAGAAATCAACGCATCCTCTAAGGAGGAGGAGGCCTTTGTGAAGGCATATTTAGAGAAACACCTCTAG
- a CDS encoding uncharacterized protein (PKUD0D01290), whose translation MRGYTTLANTGRAFRKTRKLRDGGGLEEFLFRGQVMQVYRDMMREVYLIKDSQVRNEVRRYVKDEYRSTSHVSDLETRRSLLIGGIRNWRSVANNLGLSRTGGGVAIRDGMDRDKNV comes from the coding sequence ATGAGGGGATACACTACGTTGGCCAACACGGGGCGAGCGTTTCGAAAGACACGGAAACTAAGAGATGGGGGCGGATTGGAGGAGTTTTTATTTCGGGGGCAAGTGATGCAGGTTTACCGGGACATGATGAGAGAGGTTTATCTTATTAAGGACAGCCAAGTGCGGAACGAGGTGAGGCGGTATGTCAAGGACGAGTACCGGAGCACGAGCCATGTGAGTGATTTGGAGACCAGACGGAGTTTGCTCATTGGCGGGATACGGAACTGGCGCAGTGTTGCCAATAATCTGGGTTTGTCCAGGACGGGCGGAGGTGTTGCTATTCGAGATGGAATGGACAGAGACAAGAATGTGTAG
- a CDS encoding uncharacterized protein (PKUD0D01300; similar to Saccharomyces cerevisiae YBR146W (MRPS9); ancestral locus Anc_3.117), which yields MRVTPLQMQRTRVFATIWKPQLPLHNNPLTSRFIPELERTRIVPSMPTFYARNPYHEQNMARLQEVLNKHATLPFDRKSASTTWLKFKQYKEKAGGELLKESEYLQLVTILKRLDAIDVELRSDEMNSLLMEYSKKTTSINESRQEAKLDDKGRAVAVGRRKSSSAKVYLVRGTGEVMVNGKALNEVFPKLQDRLKVVLPLQLVEQEGNFNIHALVRGGGSTGQVDALKLALSKALLIHNPLWKQRLSGAGVLSRDPRSVERKKPGKKKARKMPTWVKR from the coding sequence ATGAGAGTGACGCCGTTACAGATGCAGAGAACGAGGGTGTTTGCCACCATCTGGAAGCCCCAGCTTCCGTTGCATAACAACCCACTAACGTCGAGGTTTATTCCCGAGCTCGAACGGACCAGAATTGTGCCATCAATGCCAACCTTTTATGCGAGAAACCCGTACCATGAGCAGAACATGGCCCGTTTGCAGGAGGTGCTCAACAAGCATGCGACGCTCCCCTTTGACCGCAAGAGCGCCAGCACCACATGGCTCAAGTTCAAGCAGTACAAGGAGAAGGCCGGAGGTGAGCTGCTCAAGGAGAGCGAGTATCTACAGTTGGTTACCATCTTGAAGAGGCTCGATGCCATTGACGTGGAGCTCAGAAGCGACGAGATGAATTCGTTGTTGATGGAGTACTCGAAGAAGACGACCTCCATCAACGAGTCAAGACAAGAGGCGAAATTGGACGACAAGGGAAGGGCCGTTGCTGTTGGTCGCAGAAAGTCGTCTTCTGCCAAGGTGTACCTTGTTCGGGGGACGGGTGAAGTGATGGTCAATGGCAAGGCCCTCAACGAGGTGTTCCCAAAACTGCAGGACCGACTCAAGGTTGTCTTGCCCTTACAGCTGGTGGAACAAGAGGGCAACTTCAACATCCATGCCCTGGTGAGGGGCGGTGGATCAACGGGTCAAGTCGATGCTCTTAAACTGGCACTCTCCAAGGCCCTTCTAATCCACAACCCTCTTTGGAAACAGAGACTCTCTGGTGCTGGCGTGTTGAGTAGAGACCCACGTTCAGtggagagaaagaaacCTGGTAAAAAGAAGGCCAGGAAGATGCCAACATGGGTGAAGCGTTGA
- a CDS encoding uncharacterized protein (PKUD0D01310; similar to Saccharomyces cerevisiae YDR336W; ancestral locus Anc_5.387), giving the protein MMETINKLLWRGMKISRRDLQRAEGFFLKAHVRHEASIYTVDQMKGLDLKVPEWMFVGRCNTGKSTLINSLLGEDLARVKAVAGYTPCINVYNVGGVLRIVDTPGYGVKGRAWQGELVEQWLQRGEVLGANVIVDSRRGPLECDEAVVSMLERSGVGWDGVLSKGDVINDQRVREVIKEVDEFPSKFGKWLCLDGRDGKLGGGVSRLRYRVLETCFGDVLLHPKVIKKGGFNCR; this is encoded by the coding sequence ATGATGGAGACAATCAACAAGTTATTATGGCGAGGAATGAAGATAAGTCGGAGAGATCTACAAAGGGCAGAAGGGTTTTTTCTAAAAGCTCATGTACGTCATGAGGCTAGTATTTATACTGTTGATCAAATGAAGGGGCTCGATTTAAAGGTTCCAGAATGGATGTTTGTAGGACGATGTAATACTGGGAAGTCGACATTAATCAATAGCCTACTTGGGGAAGATCTTGCAAGGGTGAAGGCCGTTGCCGGGTACACTCCTTGTATCAATGTGTACAATGTTGGAGGGGTATTACGGATTGTGGACACCCCCGGTTATGGGGTTAAGGGCCGAGCATGGCAGGGGGAGTTAGTTGAGCAATGGCTTCAAAGGGGGGAGGTTTTGGGGGCAAATGTTATTGTGGATTCTCGACGGGGTCCATTGGAATGTGATGAGGCCGTTGTATCTATGCTAGAGAGAAGTGGTGTTGGATGGGATGGTGTCCTTAGTAAGGGCGACGTTATTAATGATCAAAGAGTGAGGGAGGTTATTAAGGAAGTTGATGAGTTTCCTAgcaaatttggaaaatggCTCTGTCTTGATGGACGAGACGGCAAGTTAGGAGGTGGTGTCTCACGATTACGATATCGTGTTTTGGAGACGTGTTTTGGAGACGTGTTGTTGCATCCTAAGGTTATAAAGAAGGGAGGTTTTAATTGTCGTTAG
- a CDS encoding uncharacterized protein (PKUD0D01315) translates to MRESSLQTLECLYNATKVYPSTTIPLPESNEKISLLETPESSLSESLSSVTSLSTPLNEDEFVDDERISLAGSPDGVYIDSDEYLTTDSESDMEAKNVFAGEHGADETQQQQQQQQQQLQQQQLQQQQQHEVVEDGMKFNKVPLGPHLQDGVSSLTMLMKHKVDSYHNVITKRDPGDTLVPLCIHFCQEKTDIKVSSRATVGEVTSYLVHRFHGDPKQYHYVVYMGDDGEIEDDLGALDKNRDIGGYGIDELFIVAEPRLSRDSGDADANANSDGNSDGDASVVMRQTRQTRPQRQPRQPRPSPPVLVWTVQRRVSTALKVRAFKVRGMVVTLGDGVLKLESVGDGRVRVFGLGSIIRVKVVEGPLLKIKVVRPGREGYKRYLLEADSALEAQSIVQEISERVEQYK, encoded by the coding sequence ATGCGAGAGTCGAGCTTACAGACATTGGAATGTCTATATAATGCTACAAAGGTGTATCCTAGTACCACCATACCACTCCCGGAATCCAACGAGAAGATCTCCTTATTAGAGACTCCTGAATCGAGTTTATCTGAATCTCTTTCATCGGTTACCTCGTTGAGCACCCCTCTCAATGAGGATGAGTTTGTCGATGACGAGAGGATCAGTCTTGCTGGTTCTCCCGATGGGGTGTATATTGATTCCGACGAGTACCTGACGACTGATTCCGAGAGTGACATGGAGGCCAAGAATGTCTTTGCAGGGGAGCATGGTGCGGATGAAACccagcaacagcaacaacaacaacagcaacaactacagcaacaacaactacagcaacaacaacaacatgaGGTGGTTGAAGACGGTATGAAGTTTAACAAAGTCCCATTAGGTCCCCATTTACAAGACGGTGTTTCGTCCCTGACAATGTTAATGAAACACAAGGTAGACAGCTACCACAACGTTATTACCAAGCGAGATCCCGGGGACACCCTAGTACCACTCTGCATCCATTTCTGCCAAGAGAAGACGGACATCAAAGTCAGTTCACGGGCCACTGTTGGCGAAGTGACTTCGTATCTTGTCCATAGGTTTCATGGAGATCCCAAACAGTACCATTATGTTGTCTACATGGGGGACGATGGTGAAATAGAGGACGATTTGGGGGCCTTGGATAAAAACAGGGATATTGGCGGGTACGGTATTGACGAACTCTTTATTGTAGCTGAGCCGAGACTGTCACGTGACTCCGGCGACGCCGACGCCAACGCCAATAGCGACGGCAACAGCGACGGCGACGCGTCGGTTGTTATGCGACAAACACGACAAACTCGCCCACAGCGACAACCACGACAACCAAGGCCGAGCCCCCCCGTTTTGGTGTGGACTGTTCAACGAAGAGTCTCTACGGCTTTAAAAGTACGTGCATTTAAAGTGCGTGGGATGGTTGTAACTTTAGGGGACGGCGTCCTCAAATTGGAGAGTGTTGGAGACGGACGGGTGCGAGTGTTTGGATTAGGGAGCATCATACGTGTCAAGGTTGTTGAGGGCCCACTCTTGAAGATCAAGGTTGTACGTCCTGGGAGAGAAGGGTATAAGAGGTACCTCCTTGAGGCAGACAGTGCGTTAGAGGCGCAATCTATAGTACAAGAGATCAGTGAACGAGTAGAACAGTACAAATGA
- a CDS encoding uncharacterized protein (PKUD0D01320; similar to Saccharomyces cerevisiae YER048C (CAJ1); ancestral locus Anc_7.217), whose protein sequence is MVVDTEYYDILGTTPTATPLEIKKAYRKAALKWHPDKNPSPEAESKFQQIAQAYQVLSDEEKRKLYDEIGKEEMEKAPGGVAQEDIDPREFFTMIFGGEKVKEWVGELAFLEMLFNQETETEMSDSTHMTLHGGKKSRDVADGSNAGAGGDGVGNKPQMNAETIKRQRELEEKKVHELAEKLITKMKPVIAVGNDKDSEDYHLYIKDITNEIEEIKLESFGLEICHLIGRIYIFKATAFLKSKKMFGGIRKIGSNFKQSKETVKGMLDMISQATEAQNTLEALQALELTEEEEDPYKRAQYEQAITGKVISVAWASSKFEITQTLYAVCNLVLNDKSVPLHERKLRAELLAITGAYFANAQRDADEDGDAMVFEKLMKDANLMKARDLKREAALKARQRMRQGQDTKGQETKSQPTLEHTTHGAAGSATPTVSTGDTVPGGNATTTSSGSMEHASPPGSHAHSRSGSGFFKKFKVKFK, encoded by the coding sequence ATGGTTGTCGACACAGAATACTATGATATCCTCGGCACGACGCCGACGGCGACTCCGTTGGAGATTAAGAAGGCGTATCGGAAGGCTGCCTTGAAGTGGCATCCGGACAAGAACCCCAGTCCTGAGGCAGAGTCCAAGTTCCAGCAAATTGCACAGGCGTATCAGGTTTTAAGTGATGAGGAGAAGCGGAAGTTATACGATGAGATTGGTAAGGAGGAAATGGAGAAGGCGCCTGGCGGAGTTGCCCAGGAAGACATTGATCCAAGGGAATTCTTCACGATGATATTTGGTGGTGAGAAGGTGAAGGAGTGGGTTGGAGAGTTGGCATTTTTGGAAATGCTATTCAACCAGGAGACGGAGACGGAGATGTCGGATTCCACACATATGACTCTGCATGGGGGTAAGAAGTCTCGTGATGTAGCCGATGGTTCTAATGCAGGTGCAGGTGGAGATGGAGTTGGGAACAAGCCGCAAATGAATGCAGAGACCATCAAGAGACAACGTGAACttgaggagaagaaggtCCATGAGTTGGCGGAGAAGCTCATTACCAAGATGAAGCCGGTCATTGCGGTGGGTAACGACAAGGATTCCGAGGATTATCACCTTTACATCAAGGACATCACCAACGAGATTGAGGAGATCAAGCTGGAGTCGTTTGGACTAGAGATTTGCCATTTGATTGGCCGGATCTATATCTTCAAGGCCACGGCGTTTCTGAAATCCAAGAAGATGTTTGGAGGGATCCGTAAGATTGGATCGAATTTCAAGCAAAGTAAGGAGACCGTCAAGGGGATGCTAGATATGATATCCCAAGCCACCGAGGCACAAAATACTCTTGAGGCATTACAGGCATTAGAATTAActgaggaggaggaagacCCTTATAAGCGTGCACAATATGAGCAGGCCATCACGGGTAAGGTCATCTCTGTTGCATGGGCCTCATCTAAGTTTGAAATCACGCAAACTCTTTATGCCGTTTGTAATCTCGTATTGAACGACAAGAGCGTGCCATTACACGAGAGGAAGCTAAGGGCCGAATTGCTGGCCATTACTGGGGCGTACTTTGCCAATGCGCAACGGGATGCCGACGAGGACGGCGACGCCATGGTGTTTGAGAAACTCATGAAGGACGCCAACCTCATGAAGGCCAGAGACTTGAAGAGAGAGGCAGCCTTAAAGGCCAGACAACGTATGCGTCAGGGACAAGACACCAAGGGACAAGAAACCAAAAGCCAACCTACATTGGAACATACTACCCACGGAGCTGCCGGTTCTGCCACCCCTACCGTCTCTACTGGAGACACCGTTCCTGGTGGGAATGCCACCACTACTTCCAGTGGTTCCATGGAACATGCCAGTCCGCCTGGCTCCCATGCGCATTCCCGTTCCGGTTCGGGGTTCTTTAAGAAGTTCAAGGTCAAGTTCAAGTAG